In a single window of the Atlantibacter hermannii genome:
- the flhD gene encoding transcriptional activator FlhD has protein sequence MHTSELLKHIYDINLSYLLLAQRLISQDKASAMFRLGVTEEMANTLGELTLPQMVKLAETNQLICQFRFDDHQTITRLTQESRVDDLQQVHTGILLSTRLLNDATKADDVSKKKRA, from the coding sequence ATGCACACATCCGAGTTACTGAAACACATTTACGATATTAACCTGTCGTATTTGCTTCTGGCTCAAAGACTCATAAGCCAGGACAAGGCATCCGCCATGTTCCGTTTGGGCGTGACTGAAGAGATGGCAAATACCCTCGGCGAGCTTACGCTGCCGCAGATGGTAAAGTTGGCTGAGACCAATCAACTCATCTGCCAGTTCCGCTTTGACGATCATCAAACCATTACCCGCCTGACGCAAGAATCGCGCGTAGACGATTTGCAGCAGGTCCATACTGGGATCCTTCTCTCAACACGCCTGCTTAACGATGCGACTAAAGCTGACGACGTCAGCAAAAAGAAAAGGGCCTGA
- the flhC gene encoding flagellar transcriptional activator, which translates to MGEKSIVQEARDIQLAMELITLGARLQMLESETQLSRGRLIKLYKELRGSPPPKGMLPFSTDWFMTWEQNIHASMFCNAWQYLLRTKLCSGVDAVIKAYRLYLEQCPSQDEGPLLALTRAWTLVRFVESGMLQLSTCNCCGGNFITHAHHPAGSFACSLCQPPSRAVKRRKLSRDSADIIPQLLDEQVEQAV; encoded by the coding sequence ATGGGCGAGAAAAGCATTGTGCAGGAAGCGCGCGACATTCAGTTAGCAATGGAACTGATCACTCTGGGTGCGCGCCTTCAGATGCTGGAAAGTGAAACGCAGTTAAGCCGTGGTCGCCTGATAAAGCTGTATAAAGAATTACGTGGCAGCCCGCCGCCTAAAGGTATGCTACCGTTTTCAACAGACTGGTTTATGACGTGGGAACAGAACATTCACGCGTCGATGTTCTGTAATGCCTGGCAGTATTTGCTCCGCACAAAGCTCTGTTCTGGTGTCGATGCGGTCATCAAAGCGTATCGTTTGTATCTTGAGCAGTGTCCTTCGCAGGATGAAGGTCCGCTGTTGGCACTGACGCGCGCATGGACCCTGGTTCGTTTTGTTGAGAGCGGTATGCTCCAGTTATCGACCTGCAACTGCTGCGGCGGGAATTTCATTACTCATGCGCACCATCCGGCAGGCAGTTTCGCCTGCAGCCTGTGCCAGCCGCCTTCCCGGGCAGTAAAAAGGCGTAAACTTTCCCGAGATAGTGCCGATATTATTCCACAACTGCTGGATGAACAGGTCGAACAGGCCGTTTAA
- the motA gene encoding chemotaxis protein MotA (motility protein A), producing MLVILGYLVVLGTVFGGYMMTGGHLGALYQPAELIIIGGAGVGAFIVGNNGKAIKATMKALPLLFRGSKYNKSAYMDLMALLYRLMAKSRQQGMFSLERDIENPKESEIFASYPRILADKVMLEFITDYLRLIISGNMNTFEIEALMDEEIETHENECEIPANSLAIMGDSLPAFGIVAAVMGVVHALASADRPAAELGALIAHAMVGTFLGILLAYGFVSPLATVLRQKSAETTKMMQCVKVTLLSSLNGYAPPIAVEFGRKTLYSTERPSFIELDEHVRAVKSPNQQTTSEDA from the coding sequence GTGCTTGTAATATTAGGTTACCTGGTCGTTCTCGGAACAGTATTCGGCGGTTATATGATGACCGGCGGGCACCTTGGCGCACTCTATCAACCCGCTGAACTGATCATCATTGGTGGCGCGGGGGTAGGGGCATTCATCGTCGGTAATAACGGTAAAGCGATTAAAGCCACGATGAAGGCGTTGCCACTGCTGTTTCGTGGATCGAAATACAACAAAAGCGCGTACATGGATTTGATGGCGCTGCTGTATCGCCTGATGGCTAAATCGCGTCAGCAGGGGATGTTTTCCCTTGAGCGGGATATTGAAAACCCCAAAGAGAGCGAAATTTTTGCCAGCTATCCGCGCATTCTCGCGGACAAAGTCATGCTGGAATTTATCACCGACTATCTGCGTCTGATTATCAGCGGCAACATGAACACCTTCGAAATTGAAGCGCTGATGGACGAAGAGATCGAGACCCACGAGAACGAGTGCGAGATCCCGGCCAACAGTCTGGCGATCATGGGCGACTCGCTCCCGGCATTCGGTATCGTGGCGGCGGTAATGGGCGTGGTGCATGCGCTGGCCTCGGCGGATCGCCCGGCGGCAGAACTGGGCGCGTTGATTGCCCATGCCATGGTGGGGACTTTCCTCGGCATTTTGCTGGCCTATGGCTTTGTCTCGCCGCTGGCGACGGTACTGCGCCAGAAGAGCGCCGAAACCACCAAAATGATGCAGTGCGTCAAAGTCACGCTGCTGTCCAGCCTGAACGGTTACGCGCCGCCGATCGCCGTAGAATTTGGTCGTAAAACATTATATTCCACCGAGCGTCCGTCATTCATCGAACTCGATGAACACGTTCGCGCCGTGAAATCGCCGAACCAACAAACGACCTCGGAAGACGCATGA
- the motB_1 gene encoding chemotaxis protein MotB (motility protein B), with product MKNQNHPVVIVKKRKHKGHGGGSHGSWKIAYADFMTAMMAFFLVMWLISIASPKELVQIADYFRTPLSAAITGGQRIADSESPIPGGGDDYTRTQGEVKKEPNMDELKKRMETNRLKKLRGDLDQLIESDPKLRALRPHLRIDLTPEGLRIQIIDSQNRPMFKTGSAEVEPYMRDILRAIAPVLNDIPNRISLSGHTDDIPYASGERFYSNWELSADRANSSRRELVIGGLDDGKVLRVVGMAATMKLADKGPDEAINRRISILVLNKQTEQSILHENADSENGSLSDLAQPGAVPPATNSTPPQPGQR from the coding sequence ATGAAGAATCAAAATCATCCTGTCGTTATCGTTAAGAAACGCAAACATAAAGGTCACGGCGGCGGCTCTCACGGTTCGTGGAAGATTGCCTATGCCGATTTTATGACCGCAATGATGGCGTTCTTTCTGGTGATGTGGCTGATTTCCATCGCGAGCCCTAAAGAGTTGGTGCAAATTGCCGACTACTTCCGTACGCCGCTTTCCGCCGCGATCACGGGCGGGCAGCGGATCGCCGACAGCGAAAGCCCGATCCCGGGCGGCGGCGATGATTACACCCGTACTCAGGGTGAAGTAAAAAAAGAGCCGAACATGGATGAACTCAAGAAACGTATGGAAACCAACCGGCTCAAAAAATTACGTGGCGATCTGGATCAACTGATCGAATCTGACCCGAAACTGCGTGCGCTGCGTCCGCATTTGCGCATCGACCTGACGCCGGAAGGGTTACGCATTCAGATTATCGACAGCCAGAACCGCCCGATGTTTAAAACCGGGAGTGCCGAAGTGGAGCCTTACATGCGCGATATCCTGCGGGCCATCGCGCCAGTGCTCAACGACATTCCCAACCGAATCAGCTTGTCGGGCCATACCGATGATATCCCTTACGCCTCTGGCGAGCGGTTTTACAGCAACTGGGAATTGTCGGCGGATCGTGCGAACTCTTCGCGCCGCGAACTGGTGATAGGCGGTCTGGACGACGGCAAAGTATTACGCGTAGTAGGTATGGCGGCAACCATGAAGCTTGCCGATAAAGGACCTGATGAGGCAATCAACCGTCGCATCAGTATTTTGGTTCTCAACAAGCAGACCGAGCAATCGATATTGCATGAGAATGCCGACAGCGAAAACGGCTCTCTCAGCGATTTAGCCCAACCGGGGGCTGTGCCCCCGGCGACAAACTCAACACCGCCACAACCGGGTCAGAGGTGA
- the cheA_1 gene encoding chemotaxis protein CheA, with product MSMDISDFYQTFFDEADELLADMEQHLLSLAPEAPDSEQLNAIFRAAHSIKGGAGTFGFSVLQETTHLMENLLDEARRGEMQLNTDIINLFLETKDIMQEQLDAYKSSEEPDAASFEYICQALRQLALEAKGEASAAPASLTLVTPEPQAQTSASAPAAGDGKLRITLSGLKASEVALLQEELANLGDLSDVVQGESTLSATLETSASADDISAVLCFVVEPEQIAFGGPASAAAPQPVEASSPLPEAAPAPLVEEPTAAVAAAPAPATVAPLAAVPARAEREQKPATRERENTSIRVAVEKVDQLINLVGELVITQSMLAQRSNELDPVTHGDLITSMSQLERNARDLQESVMSIRMMPMEYVFSRFPRLVRDLASKLGKQIELTLQGSSTELDKSLIERIIDPLTHLVRNSLDHGIEMPADREAAGKSPVGNLILSAEHQGGNICIEVTDDGAGLNRARILGEGDVPGAAGEREHD from the coding sequence GTGAGTATGGATATCAGCGATTTTTATCAAACGTTTTTTGATGAGGCTGACGAACTGTTAGCTGATATGGAGCAGCATCTGCTCTCTTTGGCGCCTGAAGCGCCGGATTCAGAGCAGTTGAATGCCATTTTCCGCGCAGCCCACTCGATTAAAGGCGGCGCGGGGACCTTCGGATTTAGCGTACTGCAGGAAACCACCCATTTGATGGAAAACCTGCTTGATGAAGCCCGGCGCGGTGAAATGCAACTTAACACCGACATTATCAACCTGTTTTTGGAAACCAAAGATATTATGCAGGAACAGCTCGATGCTTATAAAAGTTCAGAAGAGCCGGACGCTGCCAGCTTCGAATACATTTGCCAGGCGCTGCGCCAGCTAGCGCTGGAAGCGAAAGGCGAAGCCAGCGCGGCACCGGCATCTTTGACACTGGTTACACCAGAACCGCAGGCGCAAACGTCAGCCTCCGCGCCTGCGGCCGGCGACGGTAAACTGCGCATCACCCTGAGCGGCTTAAAAGCCAGCGAAGTGGCGCTGTTGCAGGAAGAGTTAGCCAACCTGGGCGACCTGAGCGATGTCGTGCAAGGCGAAAGCACCCTCAGCGCGACGCTTGAGACCAGTGCCAGCGCCGATGATATCAGCGCGGTGCTGTGTTTCGTGGTGGAGCCGGAGCAGATTGCGTTTGGCGGTCCTGCCAGCGCGGCTGCGCCTCAGCCGGTAGAAGCGTCGTCTCCGTTGCCTGAAGCCGCGCCCGCACCGCTGGTGGAAGAGCCGACCGCTGCAGTTGCCGCTGCGCCTGCGCCAGCGACCGTCGCGCCGCTGGCTGCTGTCCCGGCACGTGCCGAACGCGAACAGAAACCGGCCACCCGCGAGCGTGAAAACACCAGCATTCGCGTAGCGGTGGAAAAAGTTGACCAGCTAATCAACCTGGTGGGCGAACTGGTGATCACCCAGTCGATGCTGGCCCAGCGCTCTAACGAGCTGGATCCGGTCACCCACGGCGACTTGATCACCAGCATGAGCCAACTGGAACGCAACGCGCGGGATCTGCAGGAATCGGTAATGTCGATTCGTATGATGCCGATGGAGTACGTATTCAGCCGCTTCCCGCGTCTGGTACGCGACCTGGCCAGCAAGCTCGGTAAACAGATTGAACTGACCTTGCAGGGCAGCTCCACCGAGCTGGATAAGAGCCTGATCGAACGCATTATCGATCCGTTAACCCACCTGGTGCGTAACAGCCTGGACCACGGCATTGAGATGCCGGCGGACCGTGAAGCGGCAGGCAAATCGCCCGTGGGCAACCTGATCCTGTCTGCAGAACATCAGGGCGGTAACATCTGTATCGAAGTCACCGACGACGGTGCAGGCCTCAACCGCGCGCGCATTCTGGGCGAAGGCGATGTCCCAGGGGCTGCCGGTGAGCGAGAACATGACTGA
- the cheA_2 gene encoding chemotaxis protein CheA: protein MSQGLPVSENMTDDEVGMLIFAPGFSTAEVVTDVSGRGVGMDVVKRNIQEMGGHVEIQSKQGVGTTIRILLPLTLAILDVCR, encoded by the coding sequence ATGTCCCAGGGGCTGCCGGTGAGCGAGAACATGACTGACGACGAAGTCGGCATGTTGATTTTCGCACCGGGCTTCTCCACCGCTGAAGTGGTCACCGACGTCTCCGGGCGTGGCGTGGGCATGGACGTGGTGAAACGAAATATCCAGGAAATGGGTGGCCACGTTGAAATCCAGTCCAAACAGGGCGTGGGCACCACTATCCGCATTCTGCTGCCGCTGACGCTGGCCATCCTTGACGTATGTCGGTGA
- the cheA_3 gene encoding chemotaxis protein CheA, which yields MSVKVNEEVFILPLNAVMESLQPREEDLHRWQAASAYWKCAANTCRWFELWKVFEVDGAKTEATQGIVVILQSANRRYALLVDQLIGQHQVVVKNLESNYRKVPGISAATILGDGSVALIVDVSALQGINREQRMAQTAA from the coding sequence ATGTCGGTGAAAGTGAATGAAGAGGTCTTCATTCTGCCGCTGAACGCGGTAATGGAATCTCTGCAACCGCGTGAAGAAGATTTACATCGCTGGCAGGCGGCGAGCGCGTACTGGAAGTGCGCGGCGAATACCTGCCGCTGGTTTGAGTTGTGGAAAGTATTTGAAGTTGATGGGGCGAAAACAGAAGCGACGCAGGGCATTGTCGTGATCCTGCAAAGCGCCAACCGCCGTTATGCGCTGCTGGTCGATCAGTTAATTGGTCAGCATCAGGTGGTGGTGAAAAACCTCGAAAGTAACTATCGCAAGGTGCCGGGGATCTCCGCCGCCACGATTCTGGGTGATGGGAGCGTGGCGCTGATCGTTGATGTATCCGCGCTGCAAGGTATTAACCGTGAACAACGTATGGCGCAGACTGCCGCCTGA
- the cheW gene encoding chemotaxis protein yields the protein MTGMSNVTKLAGEPSGQEFLVFTLGDEEYGIDILKVQEIRGYDQVTRIANTPSFIKGVTNLRGVIVPIVDLRIKFNQEDVDYNDNTVVIVLNLGQRVVGIVVDGVSDVLSLATDQIRPAPEFAVTLSTEYLTGLGAVAIGC from the coding sequence ATGACTGGTATGAGTAATGTAACCAAGCTGGCCGGGGAGCCGTCTGGCCAGGAATTTCTGGTATTCACCCTCGGCGATGAAGAATACGGTATCGACATTCTGAAAGTGCAGGAGATCCGCGGCTACGACCAGGTAACCCGTATCGCCAACACGCCTTCGTTTATCAAAGGCGTGACTAACCTGCGCGGCGTTATTGTTCCGATTGTCGACTTACGTATTAAATTTAATCAGGAAGATGTTGACTACAACGACAACACCGTGGTGATCGTGCTTAACCTCGGCCAGCGCGTCGTGGGGATTGTGGTTGACGGCGTGTCTGACGTGCTGTCGCTGGCTACCGATCAGATTCGCCCGGCGCCGGAATTCGCGGTGACGCTGTCTACCGAATACCTGACCGGCCTCGGCGCGGTTGCGATCGGATGCTGA
- the yfkN_1 gene encoding putative phosphoesterase translates to MISTFPFPNELTVMDLTGKQVRGLMEHSASLTNGVLQVSKGLEMRYDTRKAPGSRVTQLTLNGKPIEDKQVYRVATNSFLAPGGDGFMAFTEGKNKQVRGGYNLSDVLIDYLKAGNKIDPAVVNEKRVAESQ, encoded by the coding sequence GTGATTAGCACCTTTCCGTTTCCTAATGAGCTGACGGTGATGGATCTCACCGGCAAGCAGGTGCGCGGCCTGATGGAACACAGCGCTTCACTGACTAACGGCGTGTTGCAGGTGTCAAAAGGACTGGAGATGCGCTATGACACCCGGAAAGCGCCGGGCTCACGGGTGACGCAGTTAACCCTTAACGGCAAACCGATCGAGGATAAACAGGTCTATCGTGTGGCGACCAACAGTTTCCTTGCGCCGGGCGGCGACGGTTTTATGGCCTTTACGGAGGGGAAAAATAAACAGGTGCGCGGCGGTTATAACCTTTCAGACGTACTGATCGATTATCTGAAGGCGGGTAATAAAATCGACCCGGCCGTGGTGAATGAAAAACGTGTGGCAGAAAGCCAGTAA
- the yfkN_2 gene encoding putative 5'-nucleotidase/2',3'-cyclic phosphodiesterase has translation MNVKQLFLVLLAGWCSHALAQEVTVIYTNDLHAHVEPYSVPWIADGKRPVGGFANIATLVKQEKARNPATFYFDAGDYFTGPYISSLTKGKAIIDIMNTMSVDAASVGNHEFDHGWDNALVQLSQAKFPVLLGNVFYQNSSLPFWNKPYTILEKDGVKIGVIGLHGVFAFDDTVSASMRQGIEARDEVKWLQHYLDELRGKVDITVALIHEGIPARQSSKGSTDVKRALDKDIQTASQVKGLDLLITGHAHVGTPEPIKVGNTLILSTDSGGIDIGKLVLDVNPKAGTHSVKSFELKTLFADEWKPDPVTQHTIDNWNKQLRQTVSQTIGETPIALTWAYGESSSLGNLFTDAMMAAAPDAQFALTNSGGLRADMDAGQSRWVM, from the coding sequence ATGAACGTAAAACAGTTGTTTTTGGTTCTGCTCGCAGGCTGGTGCTCGCACGCCCTGGCCCAGGAGGTTACGGTGATTTACACCAACGATCTTCACGCCCACGTCGAGCCTTACAGCGTCCCCTGGATTGCCGACGGTAAACGTCCGGTCGGTGGGTTTGCCAACATTGCGACACTGGTGAAACAGGAAAAAGCCCGCAATCCCGCCACCTTCTATTTTGATGCCGGCGACTATTTTACCGGGCCGTATATCAGCAGCCTGACGAAAGGCAAAGCCATTATCGACATCATGAACACCATGTCTGTGGATGCGGCCTCGGTGGGCAACCACGAGTTTGACCACGGCTGGGATAATGCGCTGGTGCAGCTCAGCCAGGCGAAGTTTCCTGTCCTGCTGGGGAATGTGTTCTACCAGAACAGTTCGCTGCCTTTCTGGAACAAGCCCTATACCATTCTGGAAAAAGACGGGGTAAAAATCGGCGTGATCGGCCTGCACGGTGTGTTTGCTTTTGACGATACCGTGTCAGCATCCATGCGCCAGGGTATCGAAGCGCGTGATGAAGTGAAATGGTTGCAGCACTATCTTGATGAACTGCGCGGCAAAGTGGATATCACCGTCGCGTTAATCCATGAAGGTATTCCGGCGCGTCAATCGAGCAAAGGCAGCACCGACGTTAAACGGGCACTGGATAAAGACATACAAACGGCCAGCCAGGTAAAAGGGCTGGATTTATTGATCACCGGCCATGCCCATGTCGGCACGCCGGAGCCCATTAAAGTCGGCAATACGCTGATACTCTCCACCGACAGCGGCGGTATCGATATCGGTAAGCTGGTGCTTGACGTCAACCCGAAAGCGGGCACGCACAGCGTCAAAAGCTTTGAGTTAAAAACCCTGTTCGCCGACGAGTGGAAGCCCGATCCGGTAACGCAACACACCATCGACAACTGGAATAAACAGCTCAGGCAGACGGTAAGCCAGACGATCGGTGAAACGCCCATCGCCCTCACCTGGGCCTATGGCGAGTCGTCATCGCTGGGGAATCTGTTTACCGACGCGATGATGGCCGCTGCGCCGGATGCGCAGTTTGCCCTGACCAACTCCGGCGGGCTACGCGCCGACATGGATGCCGGACAATCACGCTGGGTGATGTGA
- the tar_2 gene encoding methyl-accepting chemotaxis protein II, whose protein sequence is MLNRIRVVTLLMVVLVAFALLQLISGGLFYSSVKENQETIGVSHELRVQQGELTATWEMMLQTRINLSRSSARMLMTPTIQQSSAKTDLLNSAKASLNSAQEHFAAFQKTHIDLPAMNSAISDVEKAYNDYNGALAELVQFLESGNMDAYFAQATQGKQNALDKAIKNYEALNMELYQAAYEDSQANYHLALWELAALGIALLLLSVLVWVGIRAALLNPLSQIISHIRKIASGDLTPRLAVAGRNEITELASSVQHMQQELIDTVTSVREGSDAIYTGTSEIAAGNNDLSSRTEQQAASLEETAASMEQLTATVKQNAENARQASLLAQSASETAGRGGKVVDGVVTTMHDIAASSKKIADITSVIDGIAFQTNILALNAAVEAARAGEQGRGFAVVAGEVRNLASRSAQAAKEIKALIEDSVARVNTGSTQVESAGDTMQDIVNAVTRVTDIMGEIASASDEQSRGIDQVALAVSEMDRVTQQNASLVQESAAAAVALEEQASLLTRAVSAFRLNTQPTTHQDPNPVRDENPKGGAPAFAARKALAGGQEENWETF, encoded by the coding sequence ATGCTGAACCGTATTCGTGTCGTTACACTATTAATGGTTGTTTTGGTTGCGTTTGCCCTGTTGCAGTTAATTTCCGGCGGGCTGTTTTACTCGTCGGTAAAAGAGAACCAGGAGACGATTGGCGTCTCTCATGAATTGCGCGTCCAACAAGGTGAGCTTACTGCCACCTGGGAAATGATGCTGCAAACCCGTATTAACCTGAGCCGCTCTTCGGCGCGTATGTTGATGACGCCGACCATCCAGCAGAGCAGCGCGAAAACTGATTTACTCAACAGCGCTAAAGCATCGCTGAACAGCGCCCAGGAACACTTTGCCGCATTCCAGAAAACCCATATCGACCTGCCGGCGATGAACAGCGCCATCAGCGATGTGGAAAAAGCCTACAACGATTATAACGGCGCTCTCGCCGAACTGGTGCAGTTTCTGGAAAGCGGAAACATGGACGCCTATTTCGCGCAAGCCACCCAGGGAAAACAAAACGCGCTCGATAAAGCGATTAAAAACTACGAAGCGCTGAATATGGAGCTGTATCAGGCCGCCTATGAAGACAGTCAGGCGAATTACCACCTGGCGCTCTGGGAACTGGCTGCACTCGGGATCGCGTTGCTGCTGCTCAGTGTGCTGGTGTGGGTTGGTATTCGTGCCGCCTTGCTTAACCCGCTGAGCCAGATTATCAGCCACATCCGCAAAATCGCCAGCGGCGATCTGACCCCGCGGTTGGCCGTGGCGGGACGCAATGAAATCACCGAGCTGGCTTCCAGCGTGCAACACATGCAGCAGGAGCTGATCGACACCGTCACCAGCGTACGCGAAGGTTCGGACGCCATTTATACCGGCACCAGCGAAATCGCCGCCGGTAACAATGACCTGTCGTCCCGCACCGAGCAGCAGGCGGCTTCGCTGGAAGAAACCGCCGCCAGCATGGAGCAGTTAACTGCCACCGTGAAGCAGAACGCCGAAAACGCCCGTCAGGCATCACTGCTGGCGCAGAGCGCGTCGGAAACCGCCGGGCGCGGCGGCAAAGTGGTGGACGGCGTGGTCACCACCATGCATGACATCGCTGCCAGTTCTAAAAAGATTGCCGATATCACCAGCGTGATTGACGGTATCGCATTCCAGACCAATATCCTGGCGCTGAACGCCGCCGTAGAAGCGGCTCGTGCCGGGGAGCAGGGGCGCGGTTTTGCGGTAGTTGCCGGAGAAGTCCGTAACCTGGCCAGCCGTAGCGCCCAGGCGGCGAAAGAGATCAAAGCCCTGATTGAAGATTCGGTGGCGCGCGTGAATACCGGCTCAACGCAGGTAGAAAGCGCGGGCGACACCATGCAGGACATCGTCAACGCGGTCACCCGGGTCACCGATATTATGGGTGAAATCGCGTCGGCCTCCGACGAGCAAAGCCGCGGTATCGACCAGGTGGCGCTGGCGGTGTCGGAAATGGACCGCGTTACCCAACAGAACGCCTCGCTTGTACAGGAGTCCGCCGCCGCTGCCGTGGCGCTGGAGGAGCAGGCCAGTCTGTTAACGCGTGCCGTTTCCGCTTTTCGTTTAAACACACAACCAACAACACACCAGGACCCGAATCCTGTACGCGACGAGAATCCGAAGGGCGGCGCACCCGCATTTGCTGCCCGGAAAGCGCTCGCAGGCGGACAGGAGGAGAACTGGGAAACATTTTAA
- the tap gene encoding methyl-accepting chemotaxis protein IV — MFNRIRISTSLMLLMILCGVLQIGSNGLSFWAFRDDNQNLKMVEASNHQRDALRQTRAALLEAGTVLNRAGILTALSYPPEEIKALMTSARSSLKQADTQFAQFMATPALTEEGQKMKTSADQSYKTWRDDIEHQATWLESNQLSDFLTAPVQKSQQVFDASYQDWQRHINHFVEQASAGSQVNFRISGLIFAVVTVLALVLLLGSLWWVRNMVVMPLAIVRSHFDSIAEGNLARNIEVYGRNEISLIFATLKAMQTRLRDTLGQVRQSSNEMHTGIGEIAAGNNDLSSRTEQQASSLAETAASMEQLTATVSQNADNARQASQLARDAAQTAKKGGDQAANVASTMRGIEVSSQKISDITSVIDGIAFQTNILALNAAVEAARAGEQGRGFAVVAGEVRNLASRSAQAAKEIKVLIDESVSRVQQGSQLVDTAASTMTEIVRSVTQVNDIMGEIASASDEQRRGIEQVAQAVSQMDQVTQQNAALVEQAAAATDSLSGQAGRLTTLVSAFTIENIVHQDKDIALTPQRVPVLT; from the coding sequence ATGTTTAACCGTATCCGTATCTCAACCAGTTTGATGTTACTGATGATCCTCTGCGGCGTTCTGCAGATAGGCAGTAACGGTCTGTCATTCTGGGCGTTTCGCGATGATAACCAAAACCTGAAAATGGTTGAGGCCAGCAATCATCAGCGCGACGCCCTGAGGCAGACCCGCGCCGCGCTTCTTGAAGCGGGCACGGTATTGAACCGGGCGGGGATATTAACGGCGCTGAGTTATCCGCCGGAAGAGATTAAAGCGCTGATGACCAGTGCGCGCAGCAGCCTCAAACAGGCTGATACGCAGTTCGCGCAGTTTATGGCGACACCTGCTCTGACCGAGGAAGGCCAAAAAATGAAAACCTCGGCGGATCAAAGCTATAAAACCTGGCGCGATGACATTGAGCATCAGGCGACCTGGCTGGAAAGCAATCAGCTTTCTGATTTCCTGACTGCGCCGGTACAGAAATCGCAGCAGGTGTTTGATGCCAGCTATCAGGACTGGCAGCGGCATATTAATCATTTTGTCGAGCAGGCGAGTGCCGGTAGCCAGGTTAACTTCCGCATCTCCGGACTGATTTTCGCGGTGGTCACCGTCCTGGCGCTGGTGCTGTTGCTGGGGTCGCTGTGGTGGGTGCGTAACATGGTGGTCATGCCGCTGGCGATTGTGCGCAGCCATTTTGACAGCATTGCCGAGGGCAACCTGGCGCGCAATATCGAGGTGTACGGGCGTAACGAGATCTCGCTGATTTTCGCCACGCTGAAAGCCATGCAGACGCGACTGCGCGATACCCTGGGGCAGGTGCGCCAGAGCAGTAACGAGATGCACACCGGCATCGGGGAAATCGCTGCCGGGAATAACGATCTGTCGTCGCGTACCGAACAGCAGGCGTCATCGCTGGCGGAAACCGCCGCCAGTATGGAACAGTTGACCGCCACCGTGAGCCAGAATGCCGATAACGCCCGCCAGGCTTCGCAGCTGGCGCGCGATGCGGCCCAGACCGCCAAAAAAGGCGGCGACCAGGCGGCTAACGTGGCGAGCACGATGCGCGGGATTGAAGTGAGTTCGCAAAAGATCAGCGATATCACAAGCGTAATCGACGGTATTGCGTTCCAGACCAATATTCTGGCGTTAAATGCCGCGGTGGAAGCCGCCAGGGCTGGGGAACAGGGGCGTGGGTTCGCGGTTGTCGCCGGTGAAGTCCGCAACCTGGCAAGCCGCAGCGCCCAGGCCGCAAAAGAAATTAAGGTGTTGATCGACGAGTCAGTTTCTCGGGTACAACAAGGGTCTCAACTGGTGGATACCGCAGCCAGTACGATGACCGAAATCGTACGTTCGGTGACGCAAGTCAACGACATTATGGGGGAGATAGCCTCGGCTTCAGATGAACAGCGCCGTGGCATTGAGCAGGTCGCTCAGGCGGTAAGCCAAATGGATCAGGTGACGCAGCAAAACGCCGCGTTAGTCGAACAAGCCGCTGCCGCGACCGATTCGCTGTCAGGTCAGGCCGGGCGTCTCACCACGCTGGTATCGGCATTTACAATAGAAAATATTGTCCATCAGGACAAAGACATCGCACTCACCCCTCAACGGGTGCCGGTTTTAACCTGA